In Paramagnetospirillum magnetotacticum MS-1, one genomic interval encodes:
- the mmsF gene encoding magnetosome protein MmsF, translating into MTEAILRSTLGARTTVMAALSYLSVLCFVPLLVDRDDEFVYFHAKQGLVIWMWGVLALFALHVPVLGKWIFGFSSMGVLVFSLLGLVSVVFQRAWKLPLISWVADRI; encoded by the coding sequence ATGACTGAAGCTATCCTTCGCAGCACGCTCGGTGCGCGCACGACGGTCATGGCGGCGCTGTCCTATCTCAGCGTCTTGTGCTTCGTTCCGCTTCTGGTGGATCGGGACGACGAATTCGTCTACTTCCACGCCAAGCAGGGGCTGGTGATCTGGATGTGGGGCGTTTTGGCGCTGTTCGCGCTGCATGTTCCCGTTCTGGGGAAGTGGATTTTCGGTTTCTCGTCCATGGGGGTTCTGGTGTTCTCCCTACTCGGGCTGGTTTCCGTAGTGTTCCAGCGGGCGTGGAAGTTGCCCCTGATCAGCTGGGTCGCCGACCGGATCTGA